One part of the Thermoanaerobacterium sp. CMT5567-10 genome encodes these proteins:
- a CDS encoding ABC transporter ATP-binding protein encodes MSLLSIKDVSIDFGGIKALIDANIELEKGSLTGLIGPNGAGKSTVFNIITGIYKPTSGKVIFDGKSISQKPYNNTKLGIARTFQNIRLFKNLTVLDNVKIAQHIHVQYGLFSSFIQHKKYLDGEKSQNIEAMNLLKIFNLDKHALNLAKNLPYGEQRRLEIARALATKPKLLLLDEPAAGMNPQETKELTDTIRFIRDKFDITILLIEHDMSLVMDLCEDIYVMNYGKIIAHGTPDEIKRNPEVIAAYLGEESPDESEILSIEGGA; translated from the coding sequence ATGAGTTTACTCTCAATTAAAGATGTTTCTATAGATTTCGGCGGTATAAAGGCCTTGATAGATGCCAATATAGAACTGGAAAAAGGCTCTCTTACAGGTCTTATAGGACCTAATGGTGCAGGAAAATCAACAGTATTCAATATAATAACAGGAATATACAAACCAACATCAGGGAAAGTGATATTTGATGGAAAAAGCATATCTCAAAAGCCGTACAACAACACGAAGCTTGGTATAGCAAGGACATTTCAAAACATACGATTATTTAAAAACCTAACTGTCCTTGACAATGTCAAGATAGCCCAGCACATTCACGTGCAATACGGACTATTTAGCTCATTCATTCAGCACAAAAAATACTTAGATGGGGAAAAATCGCAGAATATAGAAGCAATGAATTTACTTAAAATCTTCAATCTTGACAAACATGCCTTAAACCTTGCCAAAAATCTACCATATGGCGAACAGAGAAGACTTGAAATAGCTAGAGCACTAGCAACAAAGCCAAAGCTTCTTCTTCTAGATGAACCTGCAGCAGGAATGAATCCACAAGAGACAAAAGAGCTTACAGACACAATCAGATTCATAAGGGACAAATTTGACATAACAATACTCTTGATTGAGCACGATATGTCTTTAGTGATGGACTTATGCGAAGACATATACGTCATGAACTACGGGAAAATAATCGCCCATGGCACACCAGACGAAATCAAGAGAAACCCAGAAGTAATAGCAGCATACCTTGGAGAAGAAAGTCCTGATGAAAGTGAAATTTTATCAATTGAAGGAGGTGCTTAA
- a CDS encoding ABC transporter ATP-binding protein, translated as MLEVKDLNVSYGMVNALKGIDLKVNDGEIVTIIGANGAGKSTTLMTISGILKPKKGYIKFNDVDITKKPAQNIVDMGICQVPEGRRIFANMTVMENLEMGAYLKKDKMVKSDMEKVFNLFPRLKERHKQIAGTLSGGEQQMLAIGRALMAKPKMLLLDEPSMGLAPIVVQDIFKTIKNINDDGTTILLVEQNAKMALSIADRAYVLETGNISLEGAASVLKNDERVKKSYLGG; from the coding sequence ATGTTAGAGGTAAAAGATCTCAACGTATCATATGGAATGGTCAATGCCTTAAAAGGCATAGACTTAAAAGTAAATGATGGTGAGATCGTGACAATAATAGGTGCAAACGGCGCAGGTAAAAGCACTACTCTAATGACGATATCAGGCATATTGAAGCCAAAAAAAGGCTACATCAAATTCAACGATGTAGACATAACGAAAAAGCCTGCTCAAAATATAGTCGATATGGGCATCTGCCAAGTGCCAGAAGGAAGAAGAATATTTGCCAACATGACTGTGATGGAAAACCTTGAGATGGGAGCTTATCTCAAGAAAGACAAAATGGTAAAAAGCGACATGGAAAAAGTGTTTAATTTATTCCCACGCCTAAAAGAAAGGCATAAGCAGATTGCCGGTACTTTAAGCGGAGGAGAGCAGCAAATGCTGGCCATAGGAAGAGCATTGATGGCAAAGCCAAAAATGCTTTTATTGGATGAACCATCGATGGGGCTTGCACCGATAGTAGTGCAAGATATATTTAAGACAATAAAAAATATAAATGATGACGGCACAACCATCCTTTTAGTAGAACAAAACGCTAAAATGGCACTATCTATTGCAGATAGAGCATACGTCCTTGAAACAGGAAATATCTCTCTTGAAGGTGCTGCATCTGTCTTGAAAAACGATGAAAGGGTTAAAAAGTCGTATTTAGGGGGGTAG
- a CDS encoding iron-containing alcohol dehydrogenase family protein, with protein MKFNFFIPTRIIFGENCIKENSNLMCIGKKALIVTGKSSKKNGSLDDVLSVLTDNGVKYEIFNRVKSNPDLENVLDGADVARKVEADFIIGIGGGSPLDASKSIATLATNLIEPEELFSNMIKKRPLPIIAIPTTAGTGSEVTPYSILTYDKIGSKKSFFSPLIFPKIAFLDAKYTMSLSYNVTVDTMLDALSHLIEGFLSVKYNNFYEYIVVNGLNSLKTCYKNVLDASTDIKKLDFETRELLLYSSTLGGMLIAHTGTSVVHAMGYSLTYYKEIPHGRANGILLANYLKFNYDSEEYKINMVLKLLGIKDIYEFEKIINELIRKEGKIPEISRDELNKYSSIAIKASNIANNKKSVTQDDLLDIYTKSIF; from the coding sequence ATGAAATTCAACTTTTTTATACCAACGAGAATTATTTTTGGTGAAAATTGTATTAAAGAAAACAGCAACTTAATGTGTATAGGTAAGAAAGCATTGATAGTTACAGGTAAAAGTTCTAAAAAAAATGGTTCACTTGATGATGTGTTATCGGTACTTACAGATAACGGCGTAAAATACGAGATTTTTAATCGTGTTAAATCCAATCCGGACTTAGAAAATGTATTAGATGGTGCTGATGTTGCAAGAAAAGTCGAAGCTGATTTTATAATCGGCATTGGTGGTGGTTCTCCACTTGATGCATCAAAATCCATTGCAACCCTGGCCACAAATTTAATTGAACCGGAAGAGCTTTTTTCTAACATGATTAAAAAAAGACCTTTGCCTATAATAGCTATTCCGACAACAGCAGGGACAGGAAGCGAGGTTACACCATATTCAATTTTGACGTATGACAAAATTGGAAGTAAAAAGAGCTTTTTTAGCCCATTGATATTTCCTAAAATAGCTTTTTTAGATGCTAAATATACCATGAGTTTATCATATAATGTTACTGTGGATACTATGCTGGATGCGTTGTCACATTTGATAGAAGGATTTCTATCAGTAAAGTATAATAATTTTTATGAATATATTGTTGTTAATGGATTAAACAGTTTGAAGACATGTTATAAAAATGTATTAGATGCAAGTACTGATATTAAAAAACTTGATTTTGAAACAAGAGAATTATTACTTTATTCCTCAACATTAGGTGGTATGTTAATAGCACATACAGGGACATCTGTTGTTCACGCTATGGGTTATTCTCTCACATATTATAAAGAGATTCCACACGGCAGGGCAAATGGGATATTGCTTGCAAATTATTTGAAATTTAATTATGACAGTGAAGAATATAAAATTAATATGGTATTAAAGTTATTAGGAATTAAAGATATTTATGAATTTGAAAAGATTATAAATGAACTGATACGTAAAGAAGGCAAAATACCTGAAATATCAAGAGATGAGTTGAATAAATATTCGTCTATAGCCATAAAAGCTAGTAATATAGCTAATAACAAAAAATCAGTAACACAAGATGATCTTTTAGACATTTATACGAAGAGCATATTCTAA
- a CDS encoding PucR family transcriptional regulator, which yields MSIKCRDILVLPSLKKFRLVGGKNGLDRNLSWVHVVDIPDVSKWVHGGELLFTTGISIKDNVDILMKIIEEINSKNLAGLVINVGPYIKNIPKEAILLADRLDFPLFELPWEVKLVDVTEIICNFIIKKSIEEKSIGEFLENILFTDFKSEEVFVSRAEYHGFNISHQNCVMITDIDKFGQYINKSNIKDEKKIMDIKFCLQQIVNNTLEKNGKRPLSLIRGDSVISLISKKEAEDESSVVGIAEEIRKSVIEQLSPLKVSIGIGRYYSNLKDIKNSLKEAERALKLAYKIMGGNSVYSYSEAGIFRLLFEMKDKSEMISFFNELMEPMMKYDESSRADLINTLEVFLQNNGNFVKTAKDLFIHRSTLNYRIKKIEEILNVDLSDWETKFNLQVALAIGKFLKY from the coding sequence ATGAGTATAAAGTGCAGAGATATACTAGTGCTTCCATCTTTGAAAAAGTTTAGATTAGTTGGTGGAAAAAACGGTCTTGACAGGAATTTAAGCTGGGTGCATGTTGTAGATATTCCTGATGTTTCTAAATGGGTTCATGGAGGTGAGTTGCTCTTTACAACAGGTATAAGCATAAAAGATAATGTTGATATTCTGATGAAAATTATTGAAGAAATAAATTCGAAGAATCTGGCAGGACTTGTGATAAATGTGGGACCTTATATCAAGAATATTCCGAAAGAAGCTATTTTATTAGCCGATAGGCTTGATTTCCCGCTTTTTGAGCTTCCTTGGGAGGTTAAACTTGTTGATGTTACAGAGATAATATGTAATTTTATTATAAAAAAGTCAATTGAGGAAAAGTCAATAGGAGAATTTTTAGAAAACATACTTTTTACAGATTTTAAATCTGAAGAGGTTTTTGTAAGCAGGGCAGAATATCATGGCTTTAACATCAGTCATCAAAACTGTGTTATGATTACAGATATAGATAAATTTGGGCAATATATAAATAAAAGCAACATAAAAGACGAAAAGAAGATAATGGATATAAAATTTTGTTTGCAGCAGATTGTAAACAATACATTAGAAAAAAACGGCAAGAGACCGCTTTCTTTAATTCGTGGTGATTCTGTTATATCTCTCATATCTAAAAAGGAAGCAGAAGATGAAAGCTCAGTAGTAGGAATTGCAGAGGAAATAAGAAAAAGTGTTATCGAGCAGCTATCTCCATTAAAAGTTAGCATTGGAATAGGACGATATTATTCTAATTTAAAAGATATAAAAAATAGTTTAAAAGAGGCTGAAAGAGCTTTAAAGCTGGCTTATAAAATAATGGGAGGCAATTCAGTTTATAGTTATAGTGAAGCGGGAATTTTTCGACTTTTATTTGAAATGAAGGATAAGAGTGAAATGATTTCTTTTTTCAATGAATTGATGGAACCAATGATGAAATATGATGAAAGCTCAAGAGCTGATCTCATTAATACATTGGAGGTATTTTTACAAAACAATGGTAATTTTGTAAAAACCGCTAAAGATCTCTTTATACATCGCAGTACTTTGAACTATAGAATAAAAAAAATTGAGGAAATCCTTAATGTGGATTTATCTGATTGGGAAACTAAATTTAATTTACAAGTAGCATTGGCTATTGGAAAATTTCTCAAATATTGA
- a CDS encoding aminotransferase class III-fold pyridoxal phosphate-dependent enzyme, whose product MLTEDNEIVMNEDNIREYDKKYNLHSWSAQKNLNPLVITKAEGIYFWDVSGKRYFDMSSQLVNVNVGHGNKEIINAIKEQAERLPFIGPSYAVDVRSKLAAKVIEKAPDNMGKVFFTLGGADANENAIKIARMFTGRQKIFSRYRSYHGASFGAANLSGEPRRYTCEPGLTGFIKFFDPYVYREKIEFKSEEEASRYYLNKLKEQIIYEGADNVAAIFLETVTGSNGVIIPPKGYLQGIRDICDEFGILMVCDEVMTGWGRTGEWFACNNWNVKPDIITFAKGITCGYVPLGGVIVDKKIAEYFDDNVLMCGLTYNAHPIGCAAGCATIDVYEKEGLIENSKKMGKILGAELERLKEKHACVGDVRYIGLFSAVELVKHKGTKEPLVPYGKDPEKIMPRIIDRLRERGFSTYSHENCILVAPPLIIKEEELREALSILDEVLDFVDEYIEKA is encoded by the coding sequence ATGTTAACTGAAGATAATGAAATTGTTATGAATGAAGACAATATAAGGGAATATGACAAGAAGTATAATTTGCATTCTTGGAGTGCTCAGAAAAATCTTAATCCATTGGTCATTACAAAGGCAGAGGGAATTTATTTTTGGGATGTTAGTGGGAAAAGGTATTTTGATATGTCTTCTCAGCTAGTAAATGTAAATGTAGGACATGGAAATAAGGAGATTATAAACGCGATAAAAGAGCAAGCGGAAAGACTTCCTTTTATCGGACCAAGCTATGCTGTTGATGTTAGATCAAAATTGGCTGCAAAAGTAATAGAAAAGGCTCCGGATAATATGGGTAAGGTATTTTTTACATTAGGTGGGGCAGATGCCAATGAAAATGCAATAAAAATAGCGAGGATGTTTACAGGAAGGCAAAAAATATTTTCAAGATATCGATCATACCATGGAGCTAGCTTCGGAGCTGCAAATCTAAGCGGAGAACCAAGAAGATATACTTGTGAGCCGGGATTGACTGGGTTTATTAAATTCTTTGATCCATATGTTTATCGTGAAAAAATAGAATTTAAGAGTGAAGAGGAGGCAAGCAGGTATTACTTGAATAAGCTTAAGGAACAAATTATTTATGAAGGTGCGGATAATGTAGCGGCGATTTTTCTTGAAACAGTGACTGGAAGTAACGGAGTAATTATTCCACCTAAGGGATATTTACAAGGAATAAGGGATATATGTGATGAATTTGGGATACTTATGGTGTGTGATGAGGTCATGACAGGATGGGGAAGAACGGGAGAATGGTTTGCATGTAATAATTGGAATGTAAAACCAGATATTATAACATTTGCAAAAGGAATTACTTGTGGGTATGTGCCTTTGGGTGGTGTTATTGTAGACAAAAAGATAGCAGAATATTTTGATGACAATGTTTTAATGTGTGGCTTAACATATAATGCACATCCAATAGGTTGTGCAGCAGGTTGTGCAACTATAGATGTATATGAAAAAGAAGGATTAATAGAAAATTCAAAGAAGATGGGAAAAATTTTGGGTGCCGAATTGGAAAGGTTAAAAGAAAAGCACGCATGTGTTGGTGATGTAAGATATATAGGACTTTTTTCGGCGGTAGAACTTGTTAAACATAAAGGTACAAAGGAACCTTTAGTTCCATATGGAAAAGACCCTGAAAAAATAATGCCAAGAATTATAGATAGGTTAAGAGAGAGAGGGTTTTCTACTTACTCTCATGAAAACTGCATATTAGTGGCACCACCTTTGATTATAAAGGAAGAGGAATTAAGGGAGGCATTATCAATTCTTGATGAGGTTTTAGATTTTGTAGATGAGTATATTGAAAAAGCATAA
- a CDS encoding NCS1 family nucleobase:cation symporter-1, with translation MKEQLFELTEDLSNSRLYNEDLAPTTIKQRTWDTYHFLSLWVGMSFSIPTFMLASGLISIGMNWKQAIFTIFVGNLIVLIPMILNGHSGTKYGIPFPVLCRSAFGTFGANIAALLRAGVACGWFGIQTYIGGSAINTFLGVVFPGWLKLGGNFNILGLMLPQAITFMIFWLITMYIIFRGMNAVKKLEAFAAPLLVLYIIALFIWAVIAAKGLGPIVSQPGKLTNFGEFFKVFIPSLTGMIGFWATLSLNIPDFTRFAKGQKSQILGQALGLPTSMGLFSLLGVLIASATIVIYGEPIWDFSQLMTKFSNPIVSMISLLCVIFATLTTNIAANVVSPANDFSNLLPKYISFKSGGLITGIIGILIMPWRLLADPSGYIYNWLGTYSGVLGPIAGIMICDYWIYRRTNLNLMDLYTEEGEYFYSKGFNIKAIIALIVGVFFALIGKIVPMLSVLSDYAWFVGFFVSGILYFLLMYNTSVQFYNTEISKHLNE, from the coding sequence ATGAAAGAACAATTATTTGAACTTACAGAAGATTTATCAAACAGCAGGCTTTACAATGAGGACCTTGCGCCTACAACAATAAAACAAAGGACATGGGATACTTATCACTTTCTATCCTTGTGGGTGGGAATGTCATTTTCCATACCTACATTTATGCTGGCCAGCGGGTTGATTTCAATAGGTATGAACTGGAAACAGGCTATATTTACCATTTTCGTTGGGAACCTCATAGTTTTAATTCCGATGATTCTCAACGGCCACTCAGGTACAAAATACGGAATTCCTTTCCCTGTACTTTGCAGGTCTGCTTTTGGTACATTTGGCGCAAATATTGCAGCACTCCTGCGTGCTGGAGTTGCCTGCGGCTGGTTTGGTATTCAAACCTATATAGGCGGCAGTGCTATAAATACATTTTTAGGCGTAGTATTTCCGGGGTGGTTAAAACTGGGCGGTAATTTCAATATTCTCGGCCTGATGCTGCCTCAAGCCATAACATTTATGATCTTCTGGCTTATCACCATGTATATTATATTCAGGGGTATGAATGCAGTGAAAAAACTTGAAGCCTTTGCAGCACCACTTCTGGTATTATACATCATCGCCCTCTTTATCTGGGCCGTTATTGCTGCTAAGGGACTTGGTCCTATCGTATCTCAACCGGGCAAGTTGACTAATTTTGGTGAGTTCTTTAAAGTATTTATTCCTTCATTAACAGGAATGATTGGCTTTTGGGCGACACTTTCACTGAACATTCCCGATTTTACAAGGTTCGCAAAAGGGCAAAAATCGCAGATATTGGGTCAGGCCCTTGGACTTCCAACATCAATGGGATTATTTTCTCTCCTTGGTGTGTTAATTGCTTCAGCAACCATCGTGATATATGGAGAGCCAATTTGGGATTTCTCACAGTTAATGACCAAGTTTTCAAACCCAATAGTATCAATGATATCTCTTCTTTGCGTTATATTTGCAACACTTACAACGAATATTGCAGCAAATGTTGTTTCACCGGCTAACGATTTTTCTAATCTGCTACCGAAATATATCAGTTTTAAAAGTGGAGGATTGATTACGGGTATTATTGGAATATTAATAATGCCATGGAGGCTTCTAGCAGATCCAAGTGGATATATCTATAACTGGTTAGGCACATATTCAGGTGTTCTTGGACCAATTGCTGGCATAATGATATGCGATTATTGGATTTATAGAAGAACAAATCTTAATCTTATGGATCTTTATACTGAAGAAGGAGAATATTTTTACTCCAAAGGTTTTAATATAAAAGCAATTATTGCATTAATTGTTGGAGTGTTTTTTGCCTTAATTGGTAAGATAGTTCCGATGTTAAGTGTTTTATCAGATTACGCATGGTTTGTAGGATTTTTTGTTTCTGGCATCTTATATTTTCTGTTGATGTATAATACGAGTGTTCAATTTTATAATACGGAAATCAGCAAACATCTAAACGAATAA
- the hydA gene encoding dihydropyrimidinase produces MREYDLIIKGGTVVTASDAFKSDVAVKDGIIVALGQDITGDGANIIDAEGKYVFPGGIDVHTHLEMPFGGTVSSDNFETGTIAAACGGTTTIIDFAMQAKGQSLQQAAETWHKKADGKAVIDYGFHIAITDMNEDILNEMPRAIKNGYSSFKLFMTYDGLKVNDDVLLKALIMAKENGGLICVHAENYYIIDYLIKKFYKEGKIEPKYHAMSRPTVAEAEAVSRAIKIASFANAPLYIVHLSCKESLIELARAREQRLPVMAETCPQYLLLSEEKYEEPNFMGAKYVMSPPLRPKENLNSLWDGLAKGEIQAVSTDHCPFFLKGQKDLGLEFFGKIPNGAPGIETRMALMYSYGADMGKLSLQRFVEVTATNPAKIFGLYPSKGTIAVGSDADIVIFDPNVKKVITKSKLHENVDYTPYEGFEVTGYPVITILRGNIIVENGNFIGRKGFGKFLKRQAPILV; encoded by the coding sequence ATGAGGGAATATGACCTTATTATAAAGGGAGGGACCGTTGTAACAGCATCTGATGCGTTCAAATCAGATGTGGCAGTAAAAGATGGTATTATAGTTGCTTTAGGTCAAGACATAACAGGAGATGGAGCCAATATTATCGACGCGGAAGGTAAATACGTATTTCCTGGAGGAATTGATGTTCATACTCATTTGGAAATGCCTTTTGGTGGTACTGTCTCTAGCGATAATTTTGAGACAGGCACAATAGCAGCTGCATGTGGCGGGACTACAACTATAATTGATTTTGCAATGCAGGCAAAAGGACAGTCTTTACAGCAAGCTGCAGAAACGTGGCATAAAAAGGCTGATGGCAAAGCGGTTATTGATTATGGATTTCATATAGCTATAACTGATATGAATGAAGATATATTAAACGAAATGCCAAGAGCTATAAAAAATGGTTATTCCAGTTTCAAGCTTTTTATGACCTATGATGGTTTGAAGGTAAATGATGATGTACTGTTAAAGGCATTGATTATGGCAAAAGAGAATGGTGGATTGATATGTGTACACGCTGAAAATTATTATATAATTGACTATTTAATAAAAAAATTTTATAAGGAAGGTAAAATAGAGCCTAAGTACCATGCAATGAGCCGTCCGACGGTGGCAGAAGCAGAAGCTGTAAGTCGTGCTATAAAGATAGCGAGTTTTGCTAATGCTCCGCTTTATATAGTGCATTTAAGCTGTAAAGAGTCTTTGATAGAGCTTGCGAGGGCAAGAGAACAGAGATTGCCGGTTATGGCGGAGACTTGCCCGCAATATCTATTGCTATCTGAAGAGAAATATGAAGAGCCAAATTTTATGGGGGCAAAATATGTTATGTCACCTCCTCTAAGGCCGAAAGAGAATTTAAATTCTCTTTGGGATGGACTTGCTAAAGGAGAAATACAAGCAGTATCAACAGACCACTGTCCATTCTTTTTAAAGGGTCAGAAGGATTTAGGTTTAGAATTTTTTGGTAAAATTCCAAATGGTGCTCCAGGTATAGAGACAAGGATGGCGCTAATGTATAGCTATGGAGCTGATATGGGAAAATTAAGTCTTCAGCGTTTTGTTGAGGTAACGGCTACTAATCCGGCTAAAATTTTTGGATTGTATCCTTCAAAAGGGACCATAGCTGTTGGCAGTGATGCGGATATTGTAATATTTGATCCTAATGTAAAAAAAGTAATAACTAAAAGTAAACTCCATGAAAATGTGGATTACACGCCATATGAAGGGTTTGAAGTAACAGGGTATCCTGTAATTACCATTTTAAGAGGCAATATAATTGTTGAGAATGGAAACTTTATCGGGAGAAAAGGTTTTGGAAAGTTCTTAAAACGACAGGCACCAATTTTGGTATAG
- the preA gene encoding NAD-dependent dihydropyrimidine dehydrogenase subunit PreA: protein MQMEPILYEKNSKCIDISTEFCGIKFPNPFVLASGPPTAYGTMIKRAFDMGWGGAVLKTLKPDNMNIVDVKPRFNVIRGNHGEIVGFQNIELVSKRPLTIWLKEIEEIKIQYPNRILIGSIMAEADKKEWQELAKKVADSGVDALELNFSCPHGMPEMGVGAAIGQNAKMTSELTEWVKQVVNIPVIVKLTPNVTDIISIAKAAQNGGADGISAINTVQCLIGINLDTMEPLPSVDGYSTYGGYSGLAVKPIGLRAVSQIAKSINLPIFGIGGISSWEHAVEYMLLGASAVQVCTAVMIEGYDIIINFIEGLERYMRNKNIKKITEIKGKSLNRIKDHSALSIVKKVVQINNKLCIQCGKCVKVCGDAGYDALKFKNGQLVVDAEKCDGCSLCTIICPKRALTL from the coding sequence ATGCAGATGGAGCCTATATTATATGAAAAAAATAGTAAATGTATAGATATTTCAACAGAATTTTGTGGTATAAAATTTCCCAATCCTTTTGTACTGGCATCTGGACCACCAACTGCATATGGTACCATGATTAAAAGAGCGTTTGATATGGGGTGGGGTGGTGCCGTATTAAAGACATTAAAACCCGACAATATGAATATTGTTGACGTAAAACCACGTTTTAACGTTATTAGAGGAAATCATGGTGAAATAGTAGGTTTTCAAAATATTGAACTTGTGAGCAAACGTCCTCTAACTATCTGGTTAAAAGAAATAGAAGAAATAAAAATACAGTACCCAAATCGCATTCTAATTGGCAGTATTATGGCAGAAGCCGACAAAAAAGAGTGGCAGGAGTTAGCCAAAAAGGTAGCAGATTCAGGTGTTGATGCGTTGGAATTAAATTTTTCATGCCCACATGGTATGCCGGAAATGGGTGTTGGTGCTGCTATAGGCCAAAATGCAAAAATGACTTCCGAATTAACTGAATGGGTTAAGCAAGTTGTGAATATTCCAGTGATTGTGAAACTTACTCCTAATGTTACGGACATCATATCTATAGCAAAAGCTGCTCAAAATGGTGGTGCAGATGGCATTTCGGCTATAAATACAGTTCAATGTCTTATAGGTATAAATTTAGATACGATGGAGCCGCTTCCTTCGGTAGATGGTTATTCAACATATGGCGGATATTCAGGACTGGCAGTTAAACCTATAGGATTAAGAGCTGTATCGCAAATAGCTAAAAGCATTAATCTACCGATATTTGGTATAGGAGGTATATCTTCTTGGGAACACGCTGTTGAGTATATGCTTTTAGGTGCATCCGCTGTTCAAGTTTGTACTGCTGTTATGATAGAAGGATATGACATTATTATAAATTTTATAGAAGGATTAGAAAGATATATGCGCAACAAAAATATTAAAAAAATTACTGAAATTAAAGGGAAGTCATTGAATCGTATAAAAGATCATTCTGCGTTAAGTATAGTTAAAAAAGTGGTTCAAATCAATAATAAATTGTGTATTCAATGTGGAAAGTGTGTAAAGGTATGTGGCGATGCCGGTTATGATGCATTAAAATTTAAAAATGGACAGTTAGTTGTGGATGCCGAAAAATGTGATGGATGTTCACTATGTACAATTATTTGTCCCAAAAGAGCATTAACGCTTTGA
- a CDS encoding Zn-dependent hydrolase, whose protein sequence is MVTCDKERLADKIHTFSKFGDTGNGGVTRLSLSEPDLQARAEFCKRMKELGADIVTDDMANIYATFKGSEDLPRIAVGSHCDSVVQGGNYDGILGVISAMEVAETIVTKKIPHRHPITVMIWTNEEGARFDPAMMSSGVITGKFDKNKMLASKDKDGITFGEALDASGYKGDEKNRMNPKEYMAFVELHIEQGPVLEAAKMDIGVVEGVVGMVNYEFEFIGQAGHAGTVPQRMRKDALYAASEAIQYLHKELDKLDSKLVYTTGRIICSPNVHTIIPDDVKFTLDARHQDPKIVQQVVDVIENIPKELAKCKVSYRKLWSRKTVAFNTELVDLVEKNAKEYGYPCMRMYSGPGHDAQFVADILPTTMIFVPSIGGHSHCEIEKTSLDDCWKGANVLLQTILDIDKK, encoded by the coding sequence ATGGTAACTTGTGACAAAGAAAGATTGGCAGATAAGATTCATACATTTAGTAAATTTGGTGACACTGGAAATGGTGGAGTAACACGATTGTCTTTGTCAGAACCGGATCTGCAGGCAAGAGCAGAATTTTGCAAAAGAATGAAAGAACTGGGTGCAGACATTGTAACAGATGATATGGCAAATATATATGCGACATTTAAAGGATCAGAAGATCTTCCACGTATTGCAGTGGGATCACATTGCGATTCGGTAGTACAAGGTGGAAACTATGATGGTATTTTAGGTGTAATAAGTGCAATGGAAGTAGCTGAAACGATTGTTACAAAGAAGATTCCACACCGTCATCCAATTACGGTTATGATTTGGACCAATGAAGAAGGGGCTCGTTTTGACCCTGCTATGATGTCATCAGGTGTTATTACTGGTAAATTTGATAAGAACAAGATGCTGGCCTCAAAGGATAAGGATGGAATAACATTTGGTGAAGCTTTGGATGCAAGCGGATACAAGGGTGACGAGAAAAATAGAATGAATCCTAAGGAATATATGGCTTTTGTGGAACTGCACATTGAGCAAGGCCCAGTGCTTGAAGCTGCAAAAATGGATATTGGCGTTGTTGAAGGTGTCGTTGGAATGGTCAATTATGAGTTTGAATTTATCGGCCAGGCTGGTCATGCAGGAACTGTTCCGCAGAGAATGAGAAAAGATGCTCTCTATGCAGCTTCTGAGGCTATTCAGTATCTACATAAAGAGCTTGATAAGCTTGACAGTAAGTTGGTTTATACCACGGGTAGAATTATTTGCTCACCAAATGTACATACAATTATACCGGATGATGTTAAGTTTACTTTGGATGCAAGACATCAAGATCCGAAAATAGTACAGCAGGTTGTCGATGTTATTGAAAACATTCCTAAAGAACTTGCAAAGTGCAAGGTTAGCTACCGGAAATTGTGGTCACGTAAGACTGTTGCCTTTAATACAGAGTTGGTCGATTTAGTTGAGAAAAATGCAAAAGAATATGGCTATCCATGTATGAGAATGTACAGTGGCCCTGGACATGATGCCCAGTTTGTTGCTGATATCCTGCCTACGACTATGATATTTGTTCCAAGTATTGGCGGACACAGCCATTGCGAAATAGAAAAAACATCTCTCGACGATTGCTGGAAGGGCGCTAATGTATTACTACAAACGATATTGGATATTGATAAAAAATAG